The Streptomyces sp. NBC_00162 genome window below encodes:
- a CDS encoding DUF5926 family protein: MAKKRPAAKTAKPQLNNGEIPVVGAREPCPCGSGRRYKACHGAAAAHAVTEHVRRPFEGLPGECDWVALRELVPAATVPLSLKGGLPEGVPSVTLVTVLPMAWPALRREDGSVLLGLQNDSSTGDLGRDMADTLERALVAEPGTPVPARRVPAEGPRLQDLLDTDGVFEPVVHSGFEFWIPESESAQSASPEIAASLERANAAAIPTVKLTGVDASYWCETPEKNHLRWVMPHPEEKLLDALARLHAAGTSSLGEGTKLVGSFRAHGLMVPVWDLPTGVTADDVEKPAAEFAERLATALASDAPLTTEERRARGGLTNRQVTLS, translated from the coding sequence ATGGCCAAGAAGCGCCCCGCAGCCAAGACTGCAAAGCCGCAGCTCAACAACGGTGAAATCCCGGTGGTGGGCGCACGCGAGCCCTGCCCCTGCGGATCCGGGCGCCGCTACAAGGCCTGCCACGGCGCAGCCGCCGCACACGCCGTCACCGAGCACGTACGCCGCCCCTTCGAGGGCCTGCCGGGCGAGTGCGACTGGGTCGCGCTGCGCGAGCTCGTGCCCGCGGCCACCGTCCCGCTGTCCCTCAAGGGCGGCCTGCCCGAGGGCGTCCCCTCCGTCACGCTGGTCACCGTGCTCCCCATGGCCTGGCCGGCGCTGCGCCGCGAGGACGGCTCCGTCCTCCTCGGCCTGCAGAACGACTCCTCCACCGGGGACCTCGGCCGCGACATGGCCGACACCCTGGAGCGTGCGCTCGTAGCGGAGCCGGGTACTCCGGTTCCGGCGCGCCGGGTTCCGGCCGAGGGGCCGCGACTTCAGGATCTCCTGGACACCGACGGCGTTTTCGAGCCGGTTGTGCACAGCGGCTTCGAATTCTGGATTCCGGAATCGGAGAGCGCCCAGAGCGCTTCCCCGGAGATCGCCGCCTCGCTGGAACGCGCCAACGCGGCCGCCATCCCCACCGTCAAGCTGACGGGCGTGGACGCGTCCTACTGGTGCGAGACCCCGGAGAAGAACCACCTGCGCTGGGTCATGCCGCACCCCGAGGAGAAGCTGCTCGACGCCCTCGCGCGGCTGCACGCGGCCGGCACGTCCTCGCTCGGCGAGGGCACGAAGCTCGTCGGTTCCTTCCGCGCGCACGGCCTGATGGTTCCGGTCTGGGACCTGCCCACCGGCGTCACGGCCGACGATGTCGAGAAGCCCGCCGCGGAGTTCGCTGAGCGGCTGGCCACGGCTCTGGCCTCGGACGCCCCGCTGACCACGGAAGAGCGCCGGGCGCGCGGCGGGCTCACCAACCGCCAGGTGACCCTCAGCTGA
- a CDS encoding YeiH family protein — MALLHRPQSAAVRHVSLGEPPAVAGGETSTVWPGLAAAAGGALAAWCIHRVVPAVPMLTASVVLGIAVAHLPGLRGYVRGTARPGLSLAGRRLMRIGIVLLGLGLGLDQVLRLGWATVAMVAGVVAATFFGTLWLGRRLGLPGDQPLLIATGYSICGASAIGAVSEVSGSDEEDVAASVALVTLCGTLAIAVLPLLQGPLGLSDLAFGRWVGASVHDVGQVVATAQTAGPGALGEAVLVKLMRVALLAPLVAAVAFSVRARRRGVRTASGRRPAPVPLFVAGFLAAAALRATGALPDLALEWAHTAQEALLAAALFGLGSAVHLPTLARTGGRAAVLGLGAWVVVAGVSYAGVLLTA; from the coding sequence ATGGCGCTCCTCCACCGCCCCCAGAGCGCGGCGGTCCGGCATGTTTCACTGGGGGAACCCCCAGCGGTAGCTGGGGGAGAAACATCCACCGTCTGGCCGGGGTTGGCGGCGGCCGCGGGCGGAGCGCTGGCGGCCTGGTGCATCCACCGGGTGGTGCCCGCCGTGCCCATGCTGACCGCGTCGGTGGTACTGGGCATCGCCGTGGCGCATCTCCCCGGGCTGCGGGGCTACGTACGGGGAACCGCCCGTCCTGGCCTCTCCCTGGCGGGGCGGCGGCTGATGCGGATCGGCATCGTCCTGCTCGGCCTCGGTCTGGGGCTGGACCAGGTCCTCCGGCTCGGCTGGGCGACGGTCGCCATGGTGGCCGGGGTGGTCGCGGCCACTTTCTTCGGCACCCTCTGGCTCGGGCGTCGCCTCGGACTCCCCGGCGACCAGCCGTTGTTGATCGCCACCGGGTACTCGATCTGCGGGGCCTCGGCGATCGGCGCCGTGAGCGAGGTGTCGGGCAGCGACGAGGAGGACGTGGCCGCATCGGTGGCGCTGGTGACCCTGTGCGGGACGCTCGCCATCGCGGTGCTTCCCCTGCTGCAAGGGCCCCTGGGGCTCTCCGACCTCGCCTTCGGGCGCTGGGTCGGCGCGAGCGTCCACGACGTCGGCCAGGTGGTGGCCACCGCGCAGACCGCAGGCCCGGGTGCCCTCGGCGAGGCGGTGCTGGTCAAGCTGATGCGGGTGGCGTTGCTCGCCCCGCTGGTGGCGGCCGTCGCCTTCTCCGTACGGGCCCGGCGGCGCGGCGTGCGCACGGCCTCGGGTCGCCGGCCTGCCCCGGTGCCGCTGTTCGTGGCCGGGTTCCTGGCCGCGGCGGCCCTGCGCGCCACGGGAGCACTGCCCGACCTGGCACTGGAGTGGGCGCACACCGCGCAGGAGGCCCTGCTCGCGGCGGCCCTGTTCGGTCTGGGCAGCGCGGTGCACCTGCCGACCTTGGCCCGGACCGGCGGGCGGGCCGCGGTGCTCGGACTCGGCGCCTGGGTGGTGGTCGCGGGGGTCTCGTACGCGGGCGTGCTGCTCACGGCATGA
- a CDS encoding glycerophosphodiester phosphodiesterase family protein: MTHATPRPIQVVAHRGASEDAPEHTLAAYRKAIEDGADALECDVRLTADGHLVLVHDRRVNRTSNGRGAVSALELADLAALDFGSWRDREESPDWDADPELTSVLTLERLLELTSDAGRPVQLAIETKHPTRWAGQVEERLLFLLKRFGLDAPAAEGPHPVRVMSFSARSLHRVRAAAPTIPTVYLMQFISPRMRDGRLPAGVKIAGPGMRIVRNHPGFIRKLQGAGHSVHVWTVNDPEDVQLCADLGVEAIITNRPRQVLSQLGR, translated from the coding sequence GTGACCCACGCAACGCCGCGCCCCATCCAGGTCGTCGCCCACCGAGGTGCCTCGGAGGATGCCCCCGAGCACACCCTGGCCGCCTACCGCAAAGCCATCGAGGACGGTGCCGATGCCCTCGAATGCGATGTCCGGCTCACCGCCGACGGCCATCTGGTCCTGGTCCACGACCGCCGGGTGAACCGCACCTCCAACGGCCGCGGCGCCGTCTCCGCCCTGGAGCTGGCCGATCTCGCCGCCCTCGACTTCGGCTCCTGGAGGGACCGCGAGGAGTCCCCCGACTGGGACGCGGACCCCGAGCTCACCTCCGTCCTCACCCTGGAACGTCTGCTGGAGCTGACATCCGATGCCGGACGGCCGGTGCAGCTCGCGATCGAGACGAAGCATCCGACCCGCTGGGCCGGACAGGTGGAGGAGCGCCTCCTCTTCCTGCTCAAGCGCTTCGGCCTGGACGCCCCCGCCGCCGAGGGCCCGCACCCGGTGCGGGTGATGAGCTTCTCGGCCCGCTCCCTGCACCGGGTACGGGCGGCCGCCCCGACGATCCCGACCGTGTACCTGATGCAGTTCATCTCGCCCCGGATGCGCGACGGCCGACTGCCCGCCGGAGTGAAGATCGCCGGCCCTGGAATGCGGATCGTGCGCAACCACCCCGGCTTCATCCGCAAGCTCCAGGGCGCGGGCCATTCCGTACACGTATGGACAGTGAACGATCCCGAAGACGTTCAGCTGTGCGCTGATCTGGGTGTAGAAGCGATCATCACGAACAGACCGCGTCAGGTTCTGTCCCAACTGGGGCGCTGA
- a CDS encoding LysR family transcriptional regulator yields the protein MFDSRHIRTFHTVVASGSYSAAARVLGYTQPAITQQMKALERAVGTPLFTRVGRKMQLTEAGESLSRHAETILGSLSAAEAQLKAYARLRTGRVRLCGFPSANVTLVPEALSGLAKDHPGVQVELLEGEPPESLRRLERGECDITLAFTYPGLHEEIPEEVAEVRLLEDQLTVLLPTGHPLARRRAVHLADLAEEQWIAGCPRCRANLLHECAELGFVPDIRFATDDNLVVQSLVGQGLGVAMMPALVLPSLSLNRVCGRALQPAARRHIAAYVYRDHLRVPATAVVLGALKSVAANRVGC from the coding sequence GTGTTCGATTCCCGGCACATTCGGACGTTCCACACCGTGGTCGCCTCCGGCTCCTACTCGGCGGCCGCCCGCGTGCTGGGGTACACCCAGCCCGCCATCACCCAGCAGATGAAGGCGCTCGAACGCGCCGTCGGAACCCCGCTGTTCACGCGCGTGGGCCGGAAGATGCAGCTCACCGAGGCCGGGGAGTCCCTGTCGCGGCACGCCGAGACCATCCTCGGCAGCCTCTCCGCCGCCGAGGCGCAGCTGAAGGCGTACGCACGCCTGCGCACCGGGCGGGTCCGGCTGTGCGGATTTCCCAGCGCCAACGTCACCCTCGTCCCGGAGGCCTTGAGCGGCCTGGCCAAGGATCATCCGGGCGTGCAGGTGGAGTTGCTGGAGGGGGAACCTCCGGAGTCGCTGCGCCGGCTGGAGCGCGGGGAGTGCGACATCACCCTGGCCTTCACCTATCCCGGACTGCACGAGGAGATCCCGGAGGAGGTCGCCGAGGTCAGGCTGCTGGAGGACCAGCTGACGGTGCTGCTCCCGACCGGGCACCCGCTGGCCCGTCGCCGTGCCGTACACCTGGCCGACCTCGCCGAGGAGCAGTGGATCGCCGGCTGCCCGCGGTGCCGGGCCAACCTGCTGCACGAGTGCGCGGAACTGGGCTTCGTGCCCGACATCCGGTTCGCCACCGACGACAACCTGGTCGTGCAGAGCCTGGTCGGACAGGGGCTGGGCGTGGCCATGATGCCCGCACTGGTGCTTCCCTCGCTCTCGCTGAACCGCGTCTGCGGGCGGGCGCTCCAGCCCGCCGCCCGCCGCCACATCGCCGCCTACGTCTACCGCGACCACCTGCGGGTTCCGGCGACGGCCGTGGTGCTCGGCGCACTGAAGAGCGTGGCCGCGAACCGGGTCGGCTGCTGA
- a CDS encoding aminopeptidase P family protein, whose protein sequence is MADELTPETPEEEQPKKTHKQRKNGLYPGVSDELAESMRTGWADTELRGLEPIAQASYTAARRAALSARFPGERLVVPAGRLKTRSNDTEYPFRASTEYAYLTGDQTENGVLVLEPTGETGHTATVYLLPRSNRENGEFWLSGQGELWVGRRHSLTEAEQLLGIPAKDVRELAEALTEAEGPVRNVRGHDSLIESALTDKVTKERDEELRVYLSEARAVKDDFEIGELQKAVDSTVRGFEDVVKVLDKAEATSERYIEGTFFLRARVEGNDVGYGSICAAGPHACTLHWVRNDGDVRSGDLLLLDAGVETHSLYTADVTRTLPINGTYTDIQRKIYDAVYESQEAGIAAVKPGAKFRDFHDASQHVLAEKLVEWGLLEGPVERVLELGLQRRWTLHGTGHMLGMDVHDCAAARTEAYVDGTLEPGMCLTVEPGLYFQADDLTVPEEYRGIGVRIEDDIIVTEDGNRNLSAGLPRTSDEVEAWMARLKG, encoded by the coding sequence GTGGCTGACGAGCTCACCCCGGAGACCCCGGAAGAAGAGCAGCCCAAGAAGACGCACAAGCAGCGCAAGAACGGTCTGTACCCGGGCGTCAGCGACGAACTCGCCGAGAGCATGCGCACCGGCTGGGCCGACACAGAGCTGCGCGGGCTGGAGCCCATCGCCCAGGCCTCGTACACCGCCGCCCGCCGAGCCGCGCTGTCCGCGCGCTTCCCCGGCGAGCGCCTCGTCGTCCCCGCGGGTCGCCTGAAGACCCGCTCGAACGACACCGAGTACCCCTTCCGCGCCTCGACCGAGTACGCGTACCTCACCGGCGACCAGACCGAGAACGGCGTCCTGGTCCTGGAGCCCACCGGGGAGACCGGCCACACGGCCACCGTCTACCTGCTGCCGCGCTCCAACCGTGAGAACGGCGAGTTCTGGCTGTCCGGTCAGGGCGAGCTGTGGGTCGGCCGGCGCCACTCCCTCACCGAGGCCGAGCAGCTCCTGGGCATTCCCGCCAAGGACGTCCGCGAACTCGCCGAGGCCCTCACCGAGGCCGAGGGCCCGGTCCGGAACGTCCGCGGCCACGACTCCCTCATCGAGTCCGCCCTCACCGACAAGGTGACCAAGGAGCGCGACGAGGAACTGCGCGTCTACCTCTCCGAGGCCCGCGCCGTGAAGGACGACTTCGAGATCGGCGAGCTGCAGAAGGCCGTCGACTCCACCGTCCGCGGCTTCGAGGACGTCGTGAAGGTCCTCGACAAGGCCGAGGCCACCTCCGAGCGCTACATCGAGGGCACTTTCTTCCTGCGTGCCCGCGTCGAGGGCAACGACGTCGGCTACGGCTCCATCTGCGCCGCCGGCCCGCACGCCTGCACCCTGCACTGGGTCCGCAACGACGGCGACGTCCGCTCCGGCGACCTGCTGCTGCTCGACGCCGGCGTGGAGACCCACTCCCTCTACACCGCCGACGTCACGCGCACGCTGCCGATCAACGGCACGTACACCGACATCCAGCGCAAGATCTACGACGCGGTCTACGAGTCCCAGGAAGCCGGCATCGCCGCCGTCAAGCCGGGTGCCAAGTTCCGCGACTTCCACGACGCCTCCCAGCACGTCCTGGCCGAGAAGCTCGTCGAGTGGGGCCTGCTGGAGGGCCCGGTCGAGCGCGTCCTGGAGCTCGGCCTGCAGCGCCGCTGGACCCTGCACGGCACCGGCCACATGCTCGGCATGGACGTCCACGACTGCGCCGCCGCGCGCACCGAGGCGTACGTCGACGGCACCCTGGAGCCGGGTATGTGCCTCACCGTCGAGCCGGGTCTGTACTTCCAGGCCGACGACCTGACCGTGCCCGAGGAGTACCGCGGCATCGGCGTCCGGATCGAGGACGACATCATCGTCACCGAGGACGGCAACCGGAACCTGTCGGCCGGACTGCCCCGCACCTCGGACGAGGTCGAGGCATGGATGGCGCGCCTCAAGGGCTGA
- a CDS encoding YcnI family protein: protein MKTSRVSFAAALAAGTVLVLSGPAFAHVSVQPGEAAKGGYATINFKVPNERDNAATTQLEVNFPVDQPLTSVMPQDVPGWTVNVEKTKLDKPLTVHGKQINEAVTKVTWSGGKIESGKFQQFPLAVGKLPENVDQMVFKAVQTYDNGEVVRWIEEAKEGAAEPQNPAPVLKLTAAKGADHHDVGDKNADKNAKDAQHGHDQADAKHGSDTTARALGIAGIVIGLGGVAFGVASRRRSA, encoded by the coding sequence ATGAAGACCTCTCGCGTCTCCTTCGCCGCCGCCCTCGCCGCCGGTACCGTCCTCGTCCTCTCCGGTCCGGCCTTCGCCCATGTCAGCGTGCAGCCCGGCGAAGCCGCCAAGGGCGGTTACGCGACGATCAACTTCAAGGTCCCCAACGAGCGCGACAACGCGGCGACCACCCAGCTGGAGGTCAACTTCCCGGTCGACCAGCCGCTCACGTCCGTCATGCCGCAGGACGTTCCCGGCTGGACCGTGAACGTCGAGAAGACCAAGCTCGACAAGCCGCTGACCGTGCACGGCAAGCAGATCAACGAGGCCGTCACCAAGGTCACCTGGTCCGGCGGCAAGATCGAGAGCGGCAAGTTCCAGCAGTTCCCGCTCGCCGTGGGCAAGCTCCCCGAGAACGTCGACCAGATGGTCTTCAAGGCGGTCCAGACCTACGACAACGGCGAGGTCGTCCGCTGGATCGAAGAGGCCAAGGAAGGCGCCGCGGAACCGCAGAACCCGGCGCCCGTCCTGAAGCTGACCGCCGCCAAGGGCGCCGACCACCACGATGTCGGCGACAAGAACGCCGACAAGAACGCCAAGGACGCGCAGCACGGCCACGACCAGGCCGACGCCAAGCACGGCTCCGACACGACCGCGCGTGCCCTCGGCATCGCCGGCATCGTCATCGGTCTCGGCGGTGTCGCCTTCGGCGTCGCCTCGCGCCGTCGCTCCGCCTGA
- a CDS encoding ATP-binding protein: protein MSIWWSLHLRREAASVPLARRLLLGTMETAGVDPDISYDLSVALSEACANAVEHGGCGGFPDQAEAYHVTAYLDGDCCRIEVTDSGPGFPPSTVARLRPSLAEHGRGLHLIEELADHVRFRNRPGRGAVVSFDKMLKWRDDALLKVS, encoded by the coding sequence ATGAGCATCTGGTGGTCTCTCCACTTGAGGCGCGAAGCCGCGAGCGTGCCGCTCGCCAGGCGACTGCTGCTCGGGACGATGGAGACCGCGGGGGTGGACCCGGACATCTCCTACGATCTCTCGGTGGCGCTGAGCGAGGCGTGTGCGAACGCGGTGGAGCACGGCGGGTGCGGCGGATTCCCGGACCAGGCCGAGGCGTACCACGTCACGGCCTATCTGGACGGGGACTGCTGCCGCATCGAGGTGACCGATTCGGGCCCGGGGTTCCCGCCCTCGACGGTGGCCCGTCTCAGACCCTCGCTGGCCGAGCACGGCCGTGGCCTGCATCTGATCGAGGAACTCGCCGACCACGTCCGCTTCCGCAACCGGCCCGGCCGCGGCGCGGTCGTGAGCTTCGACAAGATGCTGAAGTGGCGCGACGACGCGCTGCTGAAGGTGTCGTAG
- a CDS encoding PP2C family protein-serine/threonine phosphatase, producing the protein MLDMHPCVRVDVDSLMAAQHDLGVCDAIWRIAPGGKADAMSAPHLPKVAGIDPAVTTSPHTVAPPPARTTPDPVPAPGPGSLIQDRLAGMVSDLTTLHELTERLARADDLDSSLHEFLRAGAALVGARRGLIVLEPSDGLGPTTTIGLGLGHADLGHIETVPRSATSYGRILDGLPDAHGGSEMLPEPGEPPGAGGFAAPVDPRHREVAARLGYAASYALPLTAEATGRLGAAVWLYDEQAEPSDRQRDLAGLYVRHAAEHLARMLEVERSRSRLATLTEELLPSRLPRVAGVQLAARHHTGPRGGGDWYDALPLPEGALGLAVGSVTGSGPSAVAAMGRLRASLRAYAVMEGEDPVAVLSDLELLLRLTEPARSATALFAYCEPAQQKIILAGAGHAPPLLIGERRTEYVETSLSAPLGMLSCWEAPSVEIEPAPGETVLLYTDGLLRRTGDPMDRAYARLHAAAAAVPRAAREDPATLCDHILRTVLPEGEPADLPEDIVLLAARFE; encoded by the coding sequence ATGCTGGACATGCATCCGTGTGTGCGTGTAGATGTGGATTCCTTGATGGCGGCGCAGCACGATCTGGGGGTTTGCGATGCTATTTGGCGAATCGCACCAGGTGGAAAGGCGGACGCCATGAGCGCCCCGCATCTGCCGAAAGTGGCTGGAATCGATCCAGCAGTTACGACGTCACCGCACACTGTGGCGCCCCCGCCCGCCCGGACCACCCCCGACCCGGTCCCGGCACCCGGACCGGGCAGTCTCATCCAGGACCGGCTGGCAGGCATGGTCTCGGACCTCACCACCCTCCACGAACTCACCGAGCGCCTGGCCCGCGCCGACGATCTCGACTCCTCCCTCCACGAGTTCCTGCGCGCCGGTGCCGCACTCGTCGGCGCCCGCCGCGGCCTGATCGTCCTGGAGCCCTCCGACGGACTCGGCCCCACGACCACGATCGGCCTCGGCCTCGGCCACGCCGACCTCGGCCACATCGAGACCGTGCCGCGCAGCGCGACCTCGTACGGCCGCATCCTCGACGGGCTCCCCGACGCCCACGGCGGCTCCGAGATGCTCCCCGAACCGGGCGAGCCTCCCGGCGCCGGAGGTTTCGCCGCCCCCGTCGATCCCCGCCACCGCGAGGTGGCCGCCCGCCTCGGATACGCCGCCAGCTACGCGCTCCCGCTGACCGCCGAGGCCACCGGCCGGCTCGGCGCGGCCGTCTGGCTCTACGACGAGCAGGCCGAGCCCAGCGACCGCCAGCGCGACCTCGCCGGGCTGTACGTACGGCACGCCGCCGAGCACCTGGCCCGGATGCTCGAGGTGGAGCGCTCCCGATCGCGCCTGGCCACCCTCACCGAGGAACTGCTGCCCAGCCGGCTCCCCCGGGTCGCCGGGGTACAGCTCGCCGCCCGCCACCACACCGGGCCGCGCGGCGGGGGCGACTGGTACGACGCCCTGCCACTGCCCGAGGGCGCCCTGGGGCTGGCCGTCGGGTCCGTCACGGGTTCCGGGCCCAGCGCCGTCGCCGCCATGGGCCGGCTGCGGGCCTCGCTGCGGGCCTACGCCGTGATGGAGGGCGAGGACCCGGTCGCCGTCCTGTCTGACCTGGAGCTGCTGCTGCGCCTGACCGAACCGGCGCGCTCGGCCACCGCGCTCTTCGCCTACTGCGAGCCCGCCCAGCAGAAGATCATCCTGGCCGGCGCCGGGCACGCCCCGCCGCTGCTCATCGGCGAGCGCCGCACCGAGTACGTGGAGACCTCGCTCTCCGCGCCGCTGGGGATGCTGTCCTGCTGGGAGGCGCCGAGCGTGGAGATCGAGCCCGCACCCGGAGAAACGGTGCTGCTGTACACGGACGGCCTGCTGCGCCGCACCGGCGACCCGATGGACCGGGCCTACGCCCGGCTGCACGCGGCGGCCGCGGCGGTCCCCCGTGCAGCCCGGGAAGACCCGGCCACCCTCTGCGACCACATCCTGCGGACCGTACTGCCCGAAGGGGAGCCGGCCGACCTCCCCGAGGACATCGTCCTGCTCGCCGCCCGGTTTGAGTGA
- a CDS encoding S1C family serine protease, with protein sequence MSTENEGTAAPTPPAAPSAPPAPASETQAAGQAPAAEPVTQQLPHTAAPGTEPTQQIPHDPEPPAAAPAAPVAPAAAPAPAYGQSPAAAQAPAAHGAEGWPPPPPTMPAYGAGGGHGGGAWGAPLGADGALPAKPKGKGGLIAAVLVAALLAGGIGGGVGYWAADRSNGGAGSTTISAGNTPKELKRDAGSIAGLAAGALPSVVTIEASAGDGEGGTGTGFVYDQQGHILTNNHVVASAANGGKLTATFSDGKKYDAEVVGRAQGYDVAVLKLKNPPAGLKPLPLGDSEKVAVGDSTIAIGAPFGLSNTVTTGIVSAKNRPVASGDGSGGKNSYMSALQTDASINPGNSGGPLLDGRGAVIGINSAIQSAGNGGFGGGQAGSIGLGFAIPINQAKNVAESLIKTGKPVYPVISVSVDLQSKAEGAKISEQGAAANDLVDPNGPAGKAGLKPGDIITEFGGKPVDSGPTLISMIWTYKPGDTVKLTYLRGGKPSTVDITLGSRVGDK encoded by the coding sequence GTGAGCACCGAGAACGAGGGCACCGCGGCCCCCACACCCCCCGCGGCCCCGTCCGCACCCCCTGCTCCGGCCTCCGAGACGCAGGCGGCCGGACAGGCGCCCGCCGCCGAGCCGGTGACCCAGCAGCTGCCGCATACGGCGGCGCCCGGAACCGAGCCGACCCAGCAGATTCCGCACGATCCGGAGCCCCCGGCCGCGGCTCCGGCCGCTCCGGTTGCTCCGGCCGCGGCTCCTGCTCCGGCGTACGGTCAGTCCCCCGCGGCGGCTCAGGCCCCGGCCGCCCACGGAGCCGAGGGCTGGCCGCCCCCGCCGCCCACGATGCCCGCTTACGGTGCGGGCGGCGGCCACGGAGGCGGCGCCTGGGGCGCTCCCCTCGGTGCGGACGGCGCCCTGCCGGCCAAGCCGAAGGGCAAGGGCGGCCTGATCGCGGCCGTGCTCGTGGCGGCACTCCTGGCCGGCGGCATCGGCGGAGGCGTGGGCTACTGGGCCGCCGACCGGAGCAACGGCGGCGCCGGCTCGACCACGATCAGCGCGGGCAACACCCCGAAGGAACTCAAGCGGGATGCCGGCTCCATCGCGGGGCTCGCCGCGGGCGCGCTGCCCAGCGTGGTCACCATCGAGGCCTCGGCCGGCGACGGCGAGGGCGGAACCGGCACCGGGTTCGTCTACGACCAGCAGGGCCACATCCTCACCAACAACCACGTCGTGGCCTCCGCCGCGAACGGCGGCAAGCTCACCGCCACCTTCTCCGACGGCAAGAAGTACGACGCCGAGGTGGTGGGCCGGGCCCAGGGCTACGACGTCGCCGTCCTGAAGCTGAAGAACCCGCCCGCCGGCCTCAAGCCGCTGCCGCTCGGCGACTCCGAAAAGGTCGCGGTCGGCGACTCGACCATTGCGATCGGCGCCCCCTTCGGCCTGTCCAACACGGTCACCACCGGCATCGTGAGCGCCAAGAACCGCCCGGTCGCCTCCGGGGACGGCTCCGGCGGCAAGAACTCGTACATGAGCGCGCTCCAGACGGACGCCTCGATCAACCCGGGCAACTCCGGCGGCCCCCTCCTCGACGGGCGCGGCGCCGTCATCGGCATCAACTCCGCGATCCAGTCGGCGGGCAACGGCGGCTTCGGCGGCGGTCAGGCCGGTTCGATCGGCCTCGGCTTCGCCATCCCGATCAACCAGGCGAAGAACGTCGCCGAGTCGCTGATCAAGACGGGCAAGCCCGTCTACCCGGTGATCTCGGTCTCCGTGGACCTCCAGTCCAAGGCCGAGGGCGCCAAGATCTCCGAGCAGGGCGCGGCCGCCAACGACCTGGTCGACCCGAACGGCCCGGCCGGCAAGGCGGGTCTCAAGCCCGGCGACATCATCACCGAGTTCGGCGGCAAGCCGGTCGACAGCGGCCCGACCCTCATCAGCATGATCTGGACGTACAAGCCCGGCGACACGGTGAAGCTGACGTACCTGCGCGGCGGAAAGCCGAGCACGGTCGACATCACCCTCGGCTCGCGGGTCGGAGACAAGTAA
- a CDS encoding cysteine dioxygenase family protein — protein MTTTSTPARTTTRMAALVSEIRTVVDRGLAPDLTAYLVGERLAPHLGAPDLLTPAQQEGDPERYRQHVLHAESDGSFSVVALVWLPGQETCIHDHVSWCVAGVHQGEESERRYRLSPGPDAARLVATEDVVNGQGEVCGFAPPGDIHKVRNSCRTKAISLHVYGADVSRLGTSIRRVYTLPVG, from the coding sequence ATGACCACCACCAGCACGCCGGCCCGTACGACCACGAGGATGGCCGCCCTCGTCAGTGAGATCCGCACGGTCGTGGACCGGGGCCTGGCTCCCGACCTCACCGCGTACCTGGTGGGCGAACGCCTTGCCCCGCATCTGGGCGCGCCCGACCTGCTGACCCCGGCGCAGCAGGAAGGCGACCCGGAACGGTACCGGCAGCACGTCCTGCACGCAGAGTCCGACGGCAGCTTCTCGGTGGTGGCGCTGGTCTGGCTGCCGGGCCAGGAGACCTGCATCCACGACCACGTGTCGTGGTGCGTGGCCGGGGTGCACCAGGGCGAGGAGAGCGAACGCCGTTACCGGCTCTCGCCCGGACCGGACGCCGCCCGGCTGGTGGCCACCGAGGACGTGGTCAACGGACAGGGCGAGGTCTGCGGATTCGCCCCGCCCGGCGACATCCACAAGGTGCGCAACTCCTGTCGTACGAAGGCGATATCCCTGCACGTGTACGGAGCCGACGTCTCCCGGCTGGGCACCAGCATCCGCCGCGTCTACACGCTCCCCGTCGGCTGA
- a CDS encoding bifunctional DNA primase/polymerase, with amino-acid sequence MREILGRRLQRLRDRFQSLRPTPGQTGATPALLDAALTCATRWQWPVLPGVGRSAADGSRCACPDPDCVVPGAHPFDPGLLAATTDPRMVTWWWTNRPTAPVLMATGGTAPCAVSLPAAAAARALVRLDAQGMRLGPVVATPTRWSLLVSPYSLERLGELLYAKDHVPSSLRFHGEGGYLLLPPSAASSGGQVRWEREPSSGPAGPAGAPDLWLPQVEAVVDALVEASSGAPGGGSRLAY; translated from the coding sequence ATGCGCGAGATCCTCGGAAGGCGTCTCCAGCGGCTCCGCGATCGCTTTCAATCCCTGCGCCCCACCCCCGGACAGACCGGCGCCACGCCGGCTCTCCTCGACGCGGCGCTCACCTGCGCCACCCGTTGGCAGTGGCCCGTGCTGCCCGGCGTCGGCCGGTCCGCCGCGGACGGCTCGCGCTGCGCCTGCCCCGACCCCGACTGCGTCGTCCCCGGCGCGCACCCCTTCGACCCCGGGCTCCTCGCGGCCACCACCGATCCCCGGATGGTGACCTGGTGGTGGACCAACCGGCCCACCGCACCTGTACTGATGGCCACCGGCGGGACCGCTCCGTGCGCGGTGAGCCTCCCGGCCGCCGCGGCCGCGCGGGCGCTCGTACGGCTGGACGCGCAAGGCATGCGGCTCGGGCCGGTCGTGGCGACGCCCACCCGGTGGTCGCTGCTGGTGTCGCCGTATTCGCTGGAACGGCTCGGCGAACTCCTTTACGCAAAGGATCACGTGCCGTCCTCGCTGCGCTTCCACGGTGAAGGCGGCTATCTCCTGCTGCCGCCCTCCGCCGCCTCCAGCGGTGGCCAGGTCCGGTGGGAAAGGGAGCCGTCTTCGGGGCCGGCCGGGCCTGCGGGCGCGCCGGATCTCTGGCTCCCGCAGGTGGAAGCGGTCGTGGACGCGCTCGTCGAGGCGAGCAGCGGCGCACCCGGCGGCGGCAGCAGACTCGCGTACTGA